The following is a genomic window from Nymphaea colorata isolate Beijing-Zhang1983 chromosome 3, ASM883128v2, whole genome shotgun sequence.
AGGATGTTGAGTTGAAGGTCTTAAACTAAGTCCCAAATTagtcattttatttttgaattacTTGCTGCTTCAGGGACAACTTTGACTTGGATTGTATATCATATcaatttcagtaaaaaaaaatccaagcaaGCAGATGGAAGGGTGGTAGGTTCTCTTGACCAACCCTCATAAGTGACGTAGGTGACTCTTAATAGCCCTActaatcattcaatatatatatatatatatatatatatataaaagggagagaggaaaaaaactGTAAGCATAAAATTCGATTGGTGCCTTTCTTTGTTAAATAGTTTCAAGCAATTATTCAACAATAAATTTGTAGGAttaaattctctctttctctctccctcccactcttttatatttatacgtgtaaaagaaaaccaacaacCTTTGCAtatattaaataattcattttaACCAATGAAGGTTAGTGCAATAAACTTAGTTGTTAGCTAAAAATAAGTTGTctataatataaaattattgacttTGAAACGCATGGCATGGGGCCACTGTTCTGCCCCTTCCTTTGGATAAACCCAAAATGTCAACTTGTTTTAGTCAAACATAGAACACGTTTTTATGCTTTAACTGGAGAGTCATCAAACGATAAAAAAGGACGCGGGAACGGAAAGCGTCACCTTACCACCTTTTCAAAATTGTAAGACTTTCATGAACAAAGTTTACTATATtagaattaaaagaaaaaaaaaaaaaaaacctttttgtttttagttttttcactttcttcctttttgattttcataaaaaactcttttcattttagATGGAAATCAATTTATGGATGCTGGTGATTAATTTGTGCTTTTTTacataataagcaaaaaaaaattggggacCGTTGGTGCTTTGTTTGAGAGACACTTGACAAGGAAAAGTAAAGTAGATGGACAAAGAATAGGGGCAAAAAGGTAATTGAGAAAGATCCGGTGGCCTGCCCGGGGCTTGGTGTGTTCACACCGAGAAAAGATCTCACACTGACATCATCAGCCCGTCGTGGCCACGCTTTCGTGTTTGTGGGCAGAGGAAATATCTAGAAAGAGTGCCCCTCGCCTGCCCTTCTTGGTCTTCCTGCACTGAACGTATTACAAAGGAGAAAAATACATTAATAAATATCTTGTCTTGCAAAAAGGAGGAGAGCAGGGAAAGGGGGAGGTGTTCTGATAAATATTATATCTGCCGAGGCGTTTCTTTTCCGGATTCCATCttggtcttcttttttttcttttatttgtttttctggaGAGTCTTCTGCAATAATAATGTGTGTGAAGGACGGGGAGAATATGGCGGACAGAATGGGACTGAATGAGGAATTTGGGAGGACTCCGAGCGACTTGTCTTCTTTGGTGAAGAGCCCTGTAAGTTTTTGGcatctcttgtttttctttctcctgaTGCTTTTGCTTCGtggttcttttttttggtgggttccttttatcttcttcttgtttttccattttggtGGAAATGGCCGTGTTTCGTGGATGTTTCCGAATGTGGGTATGTCTTGCTTTGAGAAATTAGGTGATCTATCTTTAGATCTCCTCTCTTTTGTTACTTGGGGGTTTCTGCTTCCTTCCTCTGGTGGCTAGGCTCTCCTTTGGACTGTTTTATTCACTCCTGCATTCATTGGTTTTCCTGTTTGTGAGAATGgtatttcctttcctttttagtCCACCTCGTGTTATGTGTTGATTCAGTCCAATAGGAGAAAGATCAGAAGATGCTTGCGTTTAAGACCTGAAAAATGTCAGGTTGatcaaaaaattggatttcCTGTACGTTTCAGTATGATTACAATTTGTGATTATGGAGGCACTGTTCAGCTCAATGGGCAATCTGCCCCCTCCTGAATTGAGGGAGCGGGGGACCatttgctctttctttctcccactctctctctctatatatacatatatatatattttggagAAGCAGTACCCTGCTACTTCTGCTCTCCTTCATGTTTGCCATTCCCAGATTGGCGCTCACCTTTGGTTTCTCAGTTTTAGTGCCCTGCGAGGAGGAGTTGGAAGATTGGCACTTACAACCGTACCTTAGTTGCAGAACTGTGAATGGTTTCATGAAGTTCTTGCGAGTGCTGGAATGTTAAAGATTCTGCAAAATATTTCTAGTTTTCGACAATATAAATAAGTCTTACGATGCGTGAGATTTTTGGCAATGTGTCttccttgtctttcttttgaCAAACTGCTATTTCGCTTTACTACACTGGGAAGTCATCTGATCATGCGATCGGCATTGCGATCGACATAGAGGAGTATTTACTACAATATGTATTTGCGTTGCCATTTTCTAATCTTATATTCTGATTGATTTCAGTTgcttggatgtttttttttttccctgttagCTGGACAGCATATCTGAGAACGCAGTGGCTATGGAAAAGAAACATGACCATCCTGCCGTCTTCATTCCAGCCATTCGATCTGGTGAATGGTCTGATATCGGCAAACGGGTACAGATGGAAGATACTCATATTTGCATAGCTGATCTTGCCAAGAAGTTTGGGTTTGCTATCTTGGATGGACAGACCGTTTCATTTTATGGCGTAAGTGACAAAGAACTCTTATGCTAGTATATTGAGAGAATACCAAAGGGTATCTTCTTGGTACCAACTAATGCATTATAATCGAGGTGTTTTTCTGCCCAATGGGGAACATGCGTCTTTGCTATGGAATGCAAGCGTGAAGTATATGGCTGCCGTTAGGAAATTACCACCTATCAGTTTCCTGAGATCTTCATTTCTCTTGGTAGGCAACGAcctttttaactttcttttctGTCTGGGGGAGGAAACAAGTAGTCGTCAAGGGGAAACCTTATGCCTGGCTGCGACCAATTTTGGTGGGTGATTCTCTCTATCAAGCGACATAGCGACCAGAGAGTCTTGTTAGGATCTATTCTTTGTGTATCCTTCGAGCATACCAATCCAATTCAGGGAAATTAGATATAGGCCAGCAGAActaaaatcattttctttttctcccctTCTGCATCTCAGGTGTTTGATGGGCATGAGGGCAAAGATGCTGCGCATTTTGTTCGAGACAATCTGCCTCGTGTGATTGTGGAGGATGCTGATTTCCCACTGGAACTTGAGAAAGTGGTGACTAGGTCTTACATGCAAACTGATGCTGCATTTGCAGAGCAATGTTCCAAGCAGTCGGCTTTATCTTCCGGCACAACTGCACTTACTGCCATGATATTCGGAAGGTGGGTTGCTACCACTTTTTGGTATTTCATACAAATAATCTGAACTCACGGAACTCGTGAGCATGGAGAAGCATTTATTTACATGCAAATGCTCCTGCATGGCTCTGTGAGTCGCACAACTGAGTTCATCAAATTATGCACTTTTATATAAAACAGGGGCTACACTTTCCGATTTCCATTTCATCACGTAACCAATTCAGCTATCAATAACAGGTCTCTACTGGTAGCGAATGCTGGGGATTGTCGTGCAGTTCTATCTCGACTAGGCGCAGCAGTAGAAATGTCCAGGGACCACCGGCCCTGTTGCATTAAGGAAAGAAAACGAATAGAATCTCTGGGGGGCATATTTCTGAGGGCTACCTAAATGGAAGGTTGGGTATAACCAGAGCTCTCGGAGATTGGCACATCAAAGGCATGAAAGACAGAGATGGTGGCCAAGGGGGTCCCCTGAGCGCAGAGCCTGAACTGAAACTGATTACATTGACGAAGGATGACGAGTTCCTGATAATCGGGAGTGATGGAGTTTGGGAGTCCTTCACAAGTCAAAATGCTGTAGATTTTGCTAGGAGGCGACTTCAAGAGCACAACGATGTGAAGCAGTGCTGCAAGGAGCTGGTCGAGGAGGCAATAAAAAGGGGTTCAGATGACAATCTCACAGTGGTCATGGTTTGCTTTCAAGCAGAGCCCCCTGTCCAGAACGTCATTCGCAGACCAAGAGGAGTAAGAAGAAGCATATCTGCCGAGGGGCTAAGTGCTCTCAACCAGATTCTTACCACACAATTTCCGCAGAGCAATCCATAGATTCGGGCCAAGAAATAGGCAGACCGGCAGAGAGGAGCTCTCACAGCTCAAACATCAAAACCGAGAAACAAAAGGGTGCATCCAGCTCctgtttatttttcattgttcaacacattggatgtGTACATATATTTGTTGTAATTAAATGTAGTCCCTTGGAGATGGTAACTCATAACTGGCATGTTTTGAGAgtgaaaaaattttgacataaaTATTTGAGGTTACGCATGCCTTACAGTAGAATTTTGTCATAAATCCTTGTAGGTGTATGCTTGTAGGTGTACTTTGCATCTGTGCTGCATCGGCATGTGTTGAAGAGAAAGACCCATAGATGCCTGTTACACTGGAAATTGATAAAATTAGAGTCGCTGCCATTAAAGTTAAACCAAGTACAGAAGCCATTCTTTTCTGCTCCCAAAAGGAAAAGTGCGGAACCATTTAACTGTAATCGAGTGATTAGACAGGGACGTCGTGTATCATGGTACGACGAGTTTCCTGATGACTTACGACGAAAATGTACGTTCATTGTTGAGAGAAGTGATCATTATCCTAGACGGAATTCATGGAGTCCGTCAGGTTTGGTAATCTACGAAGCAGTGGATGTCTCTCTCTcgaaaaaaaaagtacaaaacaaAAACTTCCAGAAATTGTGCAGCATCTCAATGGACGGTAGGCCAGGCCATTCATGTCTTTGTGGAACATGAGAAACTTTAACCTCAAATCCTTTCCCAGTTTTTACCagttttctgcaaaaaaaaaaaaaaagtgcaattCGAGGACACAAGGCCTTTTTTTCTGCAACTTCTTGGGTACTGTTTTCTCCTTTTCGAGTCACTCTTAGTCTCTTCCTAGGTTGGGCATTTCGTAGCTTCTTCCGTTGTCAACGGTGACTTGCCTGATCGTATATGATCATAGTCGACAGTCTGCTAATGGTGGATGACATTATACACGAAAAGCAGCAAATGCAACTGGAGATTGGACTCTACGAGATCCAAATTTTGTAGGGCTTACATGAAGCAAGAGCTAAGTTGCTATCTCGTTTTGACAATTACAGCACCCCAGAAACCAACTCAGAGTGGCAAGGCTTCGTAAGCCAAATAAAGCCTGGGCTTCGCAGCGGCCGTCGTCAACCAACTACAAACTAATCACTGCAAAGATATGAAATACAATGGAACAAATTATGATCTTATAATCTAGAGTTGGATGGCAACATTTCCAAGTGTGAATAATTTGAAGGTCGGGTAACATCGCAAGGCACTCAGCACCATAGACATAGTTTCTACACTACAAGCTCCATCATCCGAATTCAACGTAGG
Proteins encoded in this region:
- the LOC116251071 gene encoding LOW QUALITY PROTEIN: probable protein phosphatase 2C 27 (The sequence of the model RefSeq protein was modified relative to this genomic sequence to represent the inferred CDS: inserted 1 base in 1 codon) gives rise to the protein MCVKDGENMADRMGLNEEFGRTPSDLSSLVKSPLDSISENAVAMEKKHDHPAVFIPAIRSGEWSDIGKRVQMEDTHICIADLAKKFGFAILDGQTVSFYGVFDGHEGKDAAHFVRDNLPRVIVEDADFPLELEKVVTRSYMQTDAAFAEQCSKQSALSSGTTALTAMIFGRSLLVANAGDCRAVLSRLGAAVEMSRDHRPCCIKERKRIESLGGXISEGYLNGRLGITRALGDWHIKGMKDRDGGQGGPLSAEPELKLITLTKDDEFLIIGSDGVWESFTSQNAVDFARRRLQEHNDVKQCCKELVEEAIKRGSDDNLTVVMVCFQAEPPVQNVIRRPRGVRRSISAEGLSALNQILTTQFPQSNP